GATTCAACATCATTAATGCATGTAGTAGTGGTTAACTGCATGCATTAGGTGTATAGAGAAGGGTAACATCATGACAAATGAAATTACTGATCTCAATCAAAACGATAAAGACGGCGCCATTGATGAAGGTAGGCGACGTTTTTTATTAGCGTCTACCGGCGTTTTAGGAACTATAGGGGCTCTTTGTGCTTTTACCCCATTAATATCTTCTTGGCTGCCTAGTGCAAAGGCTCAAGCGAAGGGGACTCCTGTTCAAGTTGATTTAAGTAAAATGGAGCCTGGAGGGCAAGTTGTAGTCCAATGGAGAGGAAGGCCCGTATGGATTATTCGACGCACCAAAGAAATGCTGCAACATTTAACTCAAGCTGAGAGTTTATTACGTGACCCAGATTCATTAGTTGATCAACAACCCGAATATGCAAAAAATAAGTTCCGTTCTATTAATCCAGAGTATTTAGTTTTGGTAGGCATTTGCACGCATCTTGGTTGCACTCCAAAATATAAACCTACTCTAGGTGAGTTAGGAGCTGATTGGCCGGGAGGTTTTTTTTGCCCTTGCCATGGTTCTACTTTTGATCTAGCAGGACGGGTTTTTAAAGGTGTTCCTGCCCCTATCAATTTGGAGGTACCGCCTTATCGCTTTATTAATAATCATATTATTGTGATAGGTGAAGATACTGAATAAAAGGTTACATCATGAAAGGATTATTTTATTGGTTAGATGCTCGATTGCCTTTAATTGCTACTTGGAAAAGGCATTTTAGTCATTATTATGTCCCTAAAAATCTAAATTTTCTTTATTTATTGGGCTCAATAGCCCTTGTCATTTTGCTCAGTCAGCTGGTTACAGGGCTTTGGCTAACCATGTTCTATACACCGAATACCGATCTTGCTTTTTCTTCTATTGAATACATCATGCGAGATGTCCATTTTGGTTGGCTATTACGATATATGCATTCTACAGGAGCGTCTGCGTTTTTTATCGTAATTTATTTACATCTGTTTCGAGGATTACTTTATGGATCATATCAGAAACCAAGAGAACTCGTATGGATTTTAGGTATGCTTTTGTTCATTTTACTGCTGGCAGAAGCCTTTTTTGGTTATTTATTACCTTGGGGACAGATGTCTTATTGGGGGGCAGAGGTAATTACTTCATTATTCGGTGCCATACCTTACATAGGTAAGGGCTTAGTGACCTGGATTCGAGGAGACTTCTCTGTTGCTAATGCCACACTACAGCGTTTTTTTGCCTTACATGTGATCGGTATTCCAGCACTGATATTCTTTCTTGTTTTTTTACATCTTGTTGCCTTGCGTCAAGTTGGTTCAAATAACCCTGAGGGAATAGAAATTAACAAAATACTCGATAAGCAAGGAAAACCCGAGGATGGCATCCCTTTTCACCCTTATTATACTCTTAAAGATGCAGTTGGTGTGCTTGGATTTTTGATCTTATTTTTCTCTGTAGTATTTTTTATGCCGGAGATGGGGGGATATTTTTTAGAACGCGCTAATTTCACCCCAGCAAATCCAGTAGTAACACCTGATGATATTACACCGTTATGGTATATGGCTCCTTTTTATGCGGTGTTGCGTGCTATACCTAATAAATTACTGGGAGTTATCTGTCTGGGGTTAACTCTGATCGTTTTATTTTTTTTGCCGTGGTTAGATAGAAGTCCTGTACGCTCTATAAGATATAAGGGAATTTTCTCTAGAACAAGCTTGGTGCTTTTTGTAATGAGCGTTTTTCTTTTAGGGTATTTGGGGACTGTTCCAGTTAATCCACTCCGCTTGTTATTGGCTCGAATTGGTACAATAATTTATTTTACTTATTTTTTATTGATGCCTTTTTATAGCAGACTTGAGGTATGTCGACAGGTACCAGAAAGGATAGGGCAACGATGAGGGGTATAGGATATTTTTTAATCGGTTTCATTTCATTATTGCTCATGCAAAATGTCTCAGCAACAGAAATGTCCATGCCGTCGATTTCCATCGATATACAAGATAAAGACCGTTTGCAACGAGGGGCGAAATTATTCATGAATTATTGCTCTGGTTGTCACTCTTTACGCTATATGCGTTATAATCGTATGGCTGAAGATTTGGGGTTAATTGATTTTTCTGGTCAAATGAATGAGAATTTATTAAACAATTTAATTTTTACCAAAGCAGCCATCTATGACCCCATTCAAATCGCTATGCCTATGGATGATGCGCAGCAATGGTTTGGCGTTATCCCTCCTGACCTATCATTAAGCGCTAGAGAAAAAGGAGCTAACTGGTTATATCATTATTTAAAAAGTTTTTACAACGATGCCTCTCGCCCTTTTGGAGTGAATAATCTTCTAGTGCCTAATGTGGCTATGCCTAATATTCTTGAGTCTTTAATGGGACAACAGATTTTGGTAAAAGATAGTGAAACACATAGGGACTCTTTACTTTTAGTAAAACAAGGTGAAATGTTACCAATAGATTTTGATAGCAGTTTAAGAGACTTGGTGACTTTTTTAGTCTACGTCAGCGAGCCGGCTCGCTTAATTCGTTATCGTATAGGTGTTTTTGTTGTTCTGTTTTTAATTTTTTTCTTTATAGTGGTTTATTGTTTAAACCAAATTTATTGGCGACAATTAAAAAACAAGTGATGACAGAGAAGGATGAGGGAGCTATTAATCCGACTTTTTGTACTTTAATTGTTAAAATGAGTTGATTTAAGTACAAAATAACCCAGAGAGTTAAAACTGTGCTAGAATATTGTTCTTTGTTCTGTAGCATGGTAATGCTATTGATGCCGGCTTTAATGAATCCAAGGAGTTGCTAATGGCAATTGTCGCGAAACGCACCATAATGTCTTTATTTTCGGACGTTGATGATGTTTATAGCCATCAAGTACGTATTGTGTTGGCTGAAAAAGGTGTTAATGTAGAAATTCTTCCTGTAAAACAGGATGAGCCTGGAGCAGATCTTTTAGCTTTAAATCCATACGGGACTGTTCCAACGCTGATTGATAGAGAACTTGTACTTTATGAAGCACGTATTATTATGGAGTATTTAGATGAGCGCTTCCCTCATCCTCCATTATTACCTGTTTACCCAGTTGCTCGTGCAGAAACTCGTAAAATGATGCACAGAATTGAACAGGATTGGTATTATTTAATGAGTTACATTAATAGAGATGAGAATACTGATCAGGCAAGAGCCAACTTACTGGAAAGCTTAACCAATCTTGATCCTGTTTTTGCTGATAAGCCTTATTTTTTGAGTGATGAGTTTTCTTTATTAGATTGTGCTTTAGCACCGCTATTATGGCGTTTGCCTAAATTAGGTCTGGAGATTGAACCTAAATTCCAGGGATTGATAGGATACATGCAACGGGTGTTCAAACGTGAGTCATTTCAAGCAAGTTTGACCGATGCTGAGAGACAAATAAGGGCGGCTTAATATTATGGCAATGACATCAAGTAAACCTTACCTAATTCGTGCTTTCTATGACTGGATTGTAGATAACGAGTTAACACCATATATACTTGTTGATACCACCTATCCTGGTGTTCAGGTTCCTAAAGAACACATTCGTCATGATCGCATTGTATTAAATATCTCCCCCTCTGCAACACGAGGGCTTTTGTTAGAAAATGATCGCATTGTGTTTACTGCACGATTTGCGGGAGAAACAGAACAAATTTTTGTTCTTCCTAATGCGGTATTAGAAATTTATGCTAAAGAAAATGGTAGAGGTATTGTTTTTGAAATAGAGGAGAGTGAAGAGCCGCCTCCGTCTTCTAGCTCTCCTGACTCTGAGGGTAGCTCAAGAAATAAACCATCACTCAAATTAGTGAAGTAACGTGTTGCCATAGATTGTTGATAATTGCTCTACTATACACCTAATGTGCTACGTATAATGCGTGGTACATTAGGTAAAACATTATTGAACCTCTTTATCGAATGTAGTGCATTGATATTCCAAACAGGTCATTTATAATGAAACATCAACATCTCTGCGTTGGATTATATTCTAAATACTACCAAGCCAATGATGTAAGTCGTATAACCCAATGCTTAATGCAGCCTTACTCAAAAATTGTGGTTATGCAAAAGGTCTAGTAACGAGTTTGGAGCAAACAAGTGATTAAGCCAGATCATGCCCTTTATCGTTGTGATCAAATTAGGATTTGCGAACAGCAAGCGCAGCATTTGTATCAATTGGATGAAAACGAATTGATGACTCAGGCAGGAACCGAGGCATTTTTTTTCATGCAACGTTTGTATCCGCAAGTGCAGCATATAGCGATATTTTGTGGTTCAGGAAATAATGCAGGTGACGGTTATGTCTTGGCTCGTCTGGCTCATGAACATGGTTTTTCTGTCATTGTATATCAGTGCAAAGCCGTTGAGGATTTGCCTCCTGCTGCTAGAGCCGCCGCATTAATGGCTTTGGCCGCTGGAGTCGAGTGTCAGTCAGCAGACGAGCCGCTTGAACCAGAGATTGAATTAATCATCGATGCGCTTCTAGGCATAGGGTTAAAAGGTCCAGTTCATGGTGTTATTGCTACAGCAATTCATCAAATTAATGCTAGTGGACTCCCTGTCATTTCCTTGGATATTCCTTCTGGTTTGAACGCTGATACAGGAGTTGTGGAGAATTTCTGTGTTAAGGCTTCTGCAACATTGACTTTTATTGCATTTAAAGCCGGCATGCATACCATGGAAGGTCCCGAATATTGTGGTGAAGTTCATTGTCGGCGTTTACAGCTCGATGCCTGTATTGCCAAGTTAAAACCAAGTGCTTTTTTATTGAATAGCAATAGCTTGCCAATACCTTTGCCAAAGAGAAAGAAAAATTCTCATAAAGGAAATTATGGCAGTATCCTTATTATTGGTGGTGGCCCAGGAATGCCCGGTGCGGTAAGCTTGGCTGCTAAGGCCGCGATGCGGACAGGGGCCGGCTTAGTCAATATAGCAACCTGGCCCGAGCATGCTCATGGGGTATTACCGCTGATACCTGAGGCGATGATATGGGGAGTGAAAGCAGCAAAAGACTTGAAGCCTCTTTTAGATAAAGCAACAGTCTGTATTCTTGGTCCGGGTCTTGGGGAAAGCGATTGGGCAAGGGGGTTATTTTTACAGGCGATTACGTCGCAATTGCCCATGGTTATTGATGCCTCAGCATTAAGACTATTATCCGAACATCCACAAAAAGATGACAATTGGGTTTTAACTCCTCATCCAGGTGAGGCGGGTGGTTTGCTTTCCTGTTCTGCCGCTGAAATACAAGCAGATAGATACCAATCTGCCGTAAGCATTCAACAACAATATGGTGGTGTAGTGGTATTAAAAGGAGCAGGAACAATTATTCAAGTTGATGAGGAACATACCTTTGTGTGCCCCAAGGGTAATCCAGGTATGGCTACTGCTGGCATGGGGGACGTATTAAGCGGTATAATCGCCGGTCTTTGTGCTCAAGGTTTATCTTTATCTGATGCGGCAAAGTTAGGTGTTTGGGTCCATGCTGTCGCAGGAGATCAGATAGCTCAAACTTTAGGAGGGGCAGGAATATTAGCTAGTGATTTGTTTGATATTCTACCTGGTATTTTGAACTGCAGTAAAAATGATAAATAGTGAACATAATAACGTAATCACCCTGGATTTAATTGATGAAAAAGCCAGCGAGC
This Legionella fallonii LLAP-10 DNA region includes the following protein-coding sequences:
- the petA gene encoding ubiquinol-cytochrome c reductase iron-sulfur subunit, with the protein product MTNEITDLNQNDKDGAIDEGRRRFLLASTGVLGTIGALCAFTPLISSWLPSAKAQAKGTPVQVDLSKMEPGGQVVVQWRGRPVWIIRRTKEMLQHLTQAESLLRDPDSLVDQQPEYAKNKFRSINPEYLVLVGICTHLGCTPKYKPTLGELGADWPGGFFCPCHGSTFDLAGRVFKGVPAPINLEVPPYRFINNHIIVIGEDTE
- a CDS encoding cytochrome b, encoding MKGLFYWLDARLPLIATWKRHFSHYYVPKNLNFLYLLGSIALVILLSQLVTGLWLTMFYTPNTDLAFSSIEYIMRDVHFGWLLRYMHSTGASAFFIVIYLHLFRGLLYGSYQKPRELVWILGMLLFILLLAEAFFGYLLPWGQMSYWGAEVITSLFGAIPYIGKGLVTWIRGDFSVANATLQRFFALHVIGIPALIFFLVFLHLVALRQVGSNNPEGIEINKILDKQGKPEDGIPFHPYYTLKDAVGVLGFLILFFSVVFFMPEMGGYFLERANFTPANPVVTPDDITPLWYMAPFYAVLRAIPNKLLGVICLGLTLIVLFFLPWLDRSPVRSIRYKGIFSRTSLVLFVMSVFLLGYLGTVPVNPLRLLLARIGTIIYFTYFLLMPFYSRLEVCRQVPERIGQR
- a CDS encoding cytochrome c1, with translation MQNVSATEMSMPSISIDIQDKDRLQRGAKLFMNYCSGCHSLRYMRYNRMAEDLGLIDFSGQMNENLLNNLIFTKAAIYDPIQIAMPMDDAQQWFGVIPPDLSLSAREKGANWLYHYLKSFYNDASRPFGVNNLLVPNVAMPNILESLMGQQILVKDSETHRDSLLLVKQGEMLPIDFDSSLRDLVTFLVYVSEPARLIRYRIGVFVVLFLIFFFIVVYCLNQIYWRQLKNK
- a CDS encoding glutathione S-transferase N-terminal domain-containing protein, with product MAIVAKRTIMSLFSDVDDVYSHQVRIVLAEKGVNVEILPVKQDEPGADLLALNPYGTVPTLIDRELVLYEARIIMEYLDERFPHPPLLPVYPVARAETRKMMHRIEQDWYYLMSYINRDENTDQARANLLESLTNLDPVFADKPYFLSDEFSLLDCALAPLLWRLPKLGLEIEPKFQGLIGYMQRVFKRESFQASLTDAERQIRAA
- a CDS encoding ClpXP protease specificity-enhancing factor, with translation MAMTSSKPYLIRAFYDWIVDNELTPYILVDTTYPGVQVPKEHIRHDRIVLNISPSATRGLLLENDRIVFTARFAGETEQIFVLPNAVLEIYAKENGRGIVFEIEESEEPPPSSSSPDSEGSSRNKPSLKLVK
- a CDS encoding bifunctional ADP-dependent NAD(P)H-hydrate dehydratase/NAD(P)H-hydrate epimerase, which codes for MIKPDHALYRCDQIRICEQQAQHLYQLDENELMTQAGTEAFFFMQRLYPQVQHIAIFCGSGNNAGDGYVLARLAHEHGFSVIVYQCKAVEDLPPAARAAALMALAAGVECQSADEPLEPEIELIIDALLGIGLKGPVHGVIATAIHQINASGLPVISLDIPSGLNADTGVVENFCVKASATLTFIAFKAGMHTMEGPEYCGEVHCRRLQLDACIAKLKPSAFLLNSNSLPIPLPKRKKNSHKGNYGSILIIGGGPGMPGAVSLAAKAAMRTGAGLVNIATWPEHAHGVLPLIPEAMIWGVKAAKDLKPLLDKATVCILGPGLGESDWARGLFLQAITSQLPMVIDASALRLLSEHPQKDDNWVLTPHPGEAGGLLSCSAAEIQADRYQSAVSIQQQYGGVVVLKGAGTIIQVDEEHTFVCPKGNPGMATAGMGDVLSGIIAGLCAQGLSLSDAAKLGVWVHAVAGDQIAQTLGGAGILASDLFDILPGILNCSKNDK